The following proteins are co-located in the Telopea speciosissima isolate NSW1024214 ecotype Mountain lineage chromosome 9, Tspe_v1, whole genome shotgun sequence genome:
- the LOC122638812 gene encoding uncharacterized protein LOC122638812, protein MASKPLAPANGLPPLLSPRGREGGGNVSGSGEGGVGAAALGDLGGGEWPVLGGSVGGADVLGLDDSVVQGEGNGGRLLHVGGPSAVGENILVLDDPLEEGAGSGVLLQQQEGSSIGAYEKTRKNVGVPWSALFSSSSPSMYGDGLKLSYIEPEEIDGALAAKCPDSMIKKGLEKWKNTLMGHFIGGRPSFTFARDMLLKQWRISGHVDRRPLILRPWSPKVCLERVDLFSVPVWVSLPNLPFHYWSADALSSIGSVIGKPIVTDKMTRSMERLSYARLCVEVSADRDLPSFVPVYGDDGLVFYQKVVYDWKPPLCKHCRVFGHLLDNCLFGKQDSNMNKSRSKKEWRVKGVAGNNGGAMGGGNGDGQQVHNDEVGDEQPDSGAGANTKGLDSVSLISIKNKGNGSFKSAGNHPKIKELSQSNPFAILEDLTEEVHYDPEDLMLDSESCAILLGNELLEGADFEEDIQPNPLAIIPKEKDGVIGEFCGENPIYNGNHVSVEWLRNGAAHMEGDNLLEDSILSNEKESAPMKSLTNFDKLRKQSIEIRAAQGQLGKGWDPNFYDVVLVQKSKQFIHAKVSIVGTSVFFFCTVVYALNSVVARKELWEDVGAIASAIINPWAVLGDFNVIRSNNEKIGGDPVRIEAMDDFNSFIDGAGLLDLKWKGEALTWNNRQVGDARICCKLDRVLVNLAWMDVFRSFDAIFYPPGLSDHSPMVVAVGWEQPVNLALNPILKFAARLRNVKKGLRSWNKECVGDVFLVVKEAEADLFQIQRQLSEHPDEPNLVLMEKQAKKKLWEALATEEKFLKEKSRVKHIQLGDGADLMDGRLGSYLCRRLHVDLDPSGVLYLLVRLFGLPGALKTK, encoded by the exons ATGGCCAGCAAGCCATTAGCTCCGGCTAATGGTCTTCCCCCTCTTCTCAGTCCGAGAGGGAGGGAAGGTGGGGGGAATGTGAGTGGTTCGGGTGAGGGTGGTGTTGGAGCGGCTGCCCTTGGTGATTTGGGGGGTGGTGAGTGGCCTGTTCTTGGTGGTTCTGTAGGTGGTGCTGATGTTTTGGGCTTGGATGATTCGGTGGTGCAAGGTGAAGGCAATGGTGGTAGGCTGCTGCATGTTGGAGGTCCTTCGGCTGTGGGGGAAAATATTCTTGTTTTGGATGATCCGTTGGAGGAGGGTGCTGGTTCTGGAGTTCTTTTACAGCAGCAGGAAGGTTCTTCAATTGGTGCATAtgagaagacaaggaagaaTGTTGGTGTTCCATGGTCagccctcttttcctcttcttctccttcgatgTATGGAGATGGGCTGAAACTGTCTTATATTGAACCTGAAGAGATTGATGGTGCTTTGGCTGCGAAATGCCCGGATTCGATGATTAAGAAAGGTCTTGAGAAgtggaagaacacccttatgGGTCATTTTATCGGGGGCAGACCTAGCTTCACCTTTGCTCGTGATATGCTGTTAAAACAATGGAGAATTTCAGGCCATGTGGAT AGGAGACCATTGATTTTGCGCCCTTGGAGTCCGAAGGTGTGCTTGGAAAGAGTTGATTTATTCTCAGTACCGGTTTGGGTGTCCCTTCCAAATCTTCCGTTTCATTACTGGTCTGCTGATGCGTTGAGTTCGATTGGGAGTGTGATTGGGAAGCCTATTGTCACTGATAAAATGACCCGGTCTATGGAGAGGCTATCTTATGCCCGATTATGTGTGGAAGTTTCTGCAGATAGGGATCTTCCCTCTTTTGTTCCAGTCTATGGAGATGACGGTCTTGTTTTTTATCAAAAAGTtgtttatgattggaagcccCCTCTTTGTAAGCATTGTAGAGTTTTTGGCCATCTCTTAGATAATTGTTTGTTTGGCAAACAAGACTCAAATATGAATAAGTCACGGTCTAAGAAGGAATGGCGAGTGAAAGGTGTTGCCGGAAATAATGGAGGTGCCATGGGTGGCGGCAATGGAGACGGGCAGCAGGTTCATAATGATGAAGTAGGAGATGAACAGCCGGATAGTGGAGCTGGTGCAAATACAAAGGGATTGGATTCGGTTTCCTTAATTTCTATCAAGAATAAAGGGAATGGGAGTTTCAAATCTGCAGGGAATCATCCGAAGATCAAGGAGCTGTCTCAATCTAATCCTTTTGCCATTTTGGAAGATCTTACGGAGGAGGTGCATTATGATCCTGAAGATTTAATGCTGGATTCGGAATCATGTGCTATTTTATTAGGGAATGAATTACTTGAGGGAGCAGATTTTGAGGAGGATATTCAACCCAATCCGTTAGCAATTATTCCTAAGGAGAAAGATGGAGTCATTGGAGAGTTTTGTGGGGAGAATCCAATCTATAATGGTAACCATGTTAGTGTGGAGTGGCTAAG gaaTGGTGCGGCCCATATGGAAGGAGATAACTTATTGGAGGATTCTATTCTATCAAATGAGAAGGAGTCAGCCCCTATGAAATCTCTCACTAATTTTGATAAACTTAGAAAGCAATCTATTGAGATTCGTGCAGCTCAAGGGCAACTGGGGAAAG GTTGGGACCCGAATTTTTATGATGTGGTTTTGGTGCAAAAATCCAAACAGTTCATACATGCTAAGGTGTCAATTGTGGGTACCTcggtgtttttcttttgtactgTTGTTTATGCTCTTAATTCTGTGGTGGCTAGGAAGGAATTGTGGGAGGATGTTGGGGCTATTGCTAGTGCCATTATTAACCCTTGGGCTGTactaggggattttaatgtgattCGAAGTAACAATGAAAAAATTGGAGGGGACCCTGTTCGGATTGAAGctatggatgattttaattcgTTTATAGATGGTGCTGGGCTTCTAGACTTGAAATGGAAAGGGGAGGCTTTGACCTGGAATAATAGACAAGTGGGAGATGCAAGAATTTGTTGCAAGCTTGATAGGGTTCTGGTCAATTtagcttggatggatgtgtttagATCCTTTGATGCAATCTTTTACCCTCCTGGGCTTTCTGATCATTCTCCAATGGTGGTGGCTGTG GGGTGGGAGCAGCCTGTGAATTTGGCTCTTAATCCCATTCTTAAGTTTGCGGCCAGATTGAGGAATGTCAAAAAAGGGTTGAGGAGCTGGAATAAGGAGTGTGTGGGGGATGTTTTTCTTGTAGTAAAGGAGGCTGAGGCTGATTTGTTTCAGATCCAGAGGCAGCTTAGTGAGCACCCTGATGAACCGAATTTGGTGCTGATGGAGAAACAGGCTAAAAAGAAACTTTGGGAGGCTTTGGCTACTgaagagaaatttttgaaagaaaagtcaAGGGTGAAACACATTCAgttgggggatg GAGCAgacttgatggatggaaggctcGGCTCTTATCTTTGCAGGAGGCTTCATGTTGATCTCGATCCTTCAGGGGTGTTATATCTATTGGTCAGACTCTTTGGTttgcctggtgctctcaagacAAAGTGA